A window of Maioricimonas rarisocia genomic DNA:
AGACATCCAGCACGCGAAGCGTCTTCTGGCGACCAAGGACTTCCAGCGAACGGTCGCCGACATCCGCACCGGCAATCCGCAGTTCGGTCAGCCGCGGGAGCGAAGCCAACCGGACGACGCCTGCGTCGGTCAGCTTCGACCAGTCAGCGTGAATCCACTCCAGACCGGGCAATCTCGTCAACGTCACGACATCCTCGTCGCTGAAATCCGTCGCAGCGGGAATGCCGCCATCGTAAAACGCCAGCAGTGCCGCTCCGGTCACCTCCGTGAGCAGTTCCTCGCCGACCATGTCACGGAGACGCTGCGGCCCCCGCACAGCGGTTTCGAGATAGGTGATCCCCGCCTCTCCGTAGCCGATCCGTCGCTGCAGTTCCTGCAAACGGGTCAGTGCTGCCGTTTCGCGGTTATGAGGCAGCGACAGCCACGCAGCGGGATCGGGATGCCCGCCGTCGAGGAGCATCGTGCCCAGTGCGGCCGCTTCACGAATTGAGAGCCTCCGGATGCGCCTGCATAGCTCCTCCGGCGCGTCAACGATTGCCCCCTGTCTCGCGACAATCGCTTCGGCGAGCTTCCGCACGCGGACCTGCTCGTCCGCTGAGAGGTGTCGCTCAATCCATCCGGCCCTGGGGCGTTCCGGCGAGGGCGTCGCCAGCGCGACGACAAGCAGACAACTGCCGCACAGACTGGCGAGCACCGCGATCGCCCGGCGCGGCAACGGTTCCGGCCCGGCGGCGAAATGTGTCGTCATGATCGCAGAGTCCCGGAGTTCATGGCCGCGTTCGCAAAGATGCTTCAGGTAAGGACATCGGTTATCGTATCAGGAAGCACAGATGCAAGTTACCACGGCCGAAGACGTTAGCCGCACGCCCCTGCCCCGTTCCCGGCCTGCGTTTCGCCAGCGGAACCGGAAGGCAGAAATCCCGGCAGTTTCTCCGTTAAACGCCCGCCGATGACGGAAACAGAAGAGTGAGAACGTTGTCCGGGCATGATCGCACCGGTCTTTCCCCGACTCCAGAAGGAACATGACGGTCCATGGCCTCCGGATCCCGCACGCAGCACCAGCGGTTCCTGCGGTTGTTCACGACGCATGAGCCGGCGATCCGGGCGTTTGTGCGCCGTCTGGTCCCCTCCAGGACCG
This region includes:
- a CDS encoding leucine-rich repeat domain-containing protein, which translates into the protein MTTHFAAGPEPLPRRAIAVLASLCGSCLLVVALATPSPERPRAGWIERHLSADEQVRVRKLAEAIVARQGAIVDAPEELCRRIRRLSIREAAALGTMLLDGGHPDPAAWLSLPHNRETAALTRLQELQRRIGYGEAGITYLETAVRGPQRLRDMVGEELLTEVTGAALLAFYDGGIPAATDFSDEDVVTLTRLPGLEWIHADWSKLTDAGVVRLASLPRLTELRIAGADVGDRSLEVLGRQKTLRVLDVSGAKRVTDAGMAALAASRQLEVLNLSGTGITSRSLPTISRFRRLRELALSDTAVREGLWRLGVLKRLERLELGGLGSRDEPLTAADFEFLSKLRNLKSLSVADTWTRQLTVVELPNLVHLYLGSPMLRDLTLENLPQVQSLRVLPDPGAAEPFRLESLSIGRMASLLQV